A region from the Nitrososphaerota archaeon genome encodes:
- a CDS encoding NAD(P)-dependent oxidoreductase translates to KLKLMKKNAIIINTSRGPVIDEKALYKALKEKWIAGAGLDVFEKEPTPKNNPLLKLPNVVVAPHIASASYETRSRMAELVAENLIAFHKGEKPPTLVNKEVLNVRPIKWKREF, encoded by the coding sequence AAAAATTGAAATTAATGAAGAAAAATGCAATTATTATAAATACTTCAAGAGGGCCAGTAATAGATGAAAAAGCATTATATAAAGCATTAAAAGAAAAATGGATTGCAGGAGCAGGATTGGATGTTTTTGAGAAAGAACCTACTCCAAAAAATAATCCATTGCTAAAACTTCCTAACGTGGTAGTAGCTCCACATATTGCAAGTGCAAGTTATGAAACTAGATCTAGGATGGCTGAACTTGTTGCAGAAAATCTTATCGCATTTCATAAAGGTGAAAAACCACCTACACTTGTTAATAAGGAAGTATTGAATGTTAGACCAATAAAATGGAAAAGAGAATTTTAA
- the rtcA gene encoding RNA 3'-terminal phosphate cyclase, with product MIEIDGSFGEGGGQILRNAISFSAVIGIPIRVYNIRAKRTPPGLRPQHATAIKAVAKIVNANVKGLEVGSKEIFFYPGTRNSGNFFFDAGTAASTTLILQSLMPVMAFSNGEIKIELRGGTNNPLAPPVEYLKEVLLPILRRMGYKGDIELIKRGFYPKGQGIVKANSIPIDYLKPIELIDFGKVEYIKGLSYSSLLPDHIAKRVAQSAKQLLENSGYRNVEIDLEILQKDNPKCSISPGCGIILYAYLSSNAIVASDNLGKLGKPAEEVGFEAANELIKQLNTKSPVDKHLGDQLIIWISLAEGLSKIKVSELTLHTLTSIEICRKIIGADFKIDGRLGEPALITCEGIGLKNKF from the coding sequence ATGATTGAAATAGACGGCTCTTTTGGAGAAGGAGGCGGACAAATACTTAGGAATGCTATTTCTTTTTCAGCAGTTATAGGAATTCCTATAAGAGTTTATAATATTAGAGCTAAAAGAACACCTCCAGGATTAAGGCCTCAACATGCTACAGCTATTAAAGCAGTTGCTAAAATTGTTAATGCTAATGTAAAAGGTTTAGAAGTAGGCTCAAAGGAAATATTTTTTTACCCAGGAACAAGAAATAGTGGTAATTTCTTTTTTGATGCTGGTACTGCTGCTAGCACAACTTTAATTCTTCAAAGCTTAATGCCTGTAATGGCTTTTTCTAATGGAGAAATAAAAATCGAATTAAGAGGAGGAACAAATAATCCTCTTGCACCTCCTGTAGAATATCTTAAAGAAGTTTTATTACCTATATTAAGAAGAATGGGTTATAAAGGAGATATTGAATTAATTAAAAGGGGTTTCTATCCTAAGGGTCAAGGAATAGTTAAAGCTAATTCAATTCCAATAGATTATTTAAAACCAATAGAATTAATAGATTTTGGAAAAGTCGAATATATTAAGGGATTATCTTATAGTTCTTTGCTTCCAGACCATATAGCTAAAAGAGTAGCTCAAAGTGCTAAACAATTATTAGAAAATTCAGGATATAGAAATGTTGAAATAGATTTAGAAATTCTTCAAAAAGATAATCCTAAATGCTCTATAAGTCCAGGTTGTGGAATAATATTATATGCTTATTTATCATCAAATGCAATCGTGGCTTCTGACAATTTAGGCAAATTAGGTAAACCAGCTGAAGAAGTTGGTTTTGAAGCAGCAAACGAATTAATTAAACAATTAAATACTAAATCTCCTGTGGATAAACATTTAGGAGATCAACTTATAATATGGATTAGCTTGGCTGAAGGTTTATCTAAAATAAAGGTAAGTGAACTTACGTTACATACATTAACAAGCATTGAAATTTGTAGAAAAATAATTGGAGCAGATTTTAAAATAGATGGGAGATTAGGAGAACCAGCATTAATAACTTGTGAAGGTATTGGTTTAAAAAATAAATTTTAA
- a CDS encoding nicotinamide-nucleotide adenylyltransferase has protein sequence MKNKLRALYIGKFQPFHKGHLECIKKILNEVDELIIAVGSAQYSHTLENPFTAGERMDMIRLALEENGIDAKRFWIIAIPDVGTHSIWVAHLKSLCPNFSVVYTNNSLVKILFEENGFKVREIPLFDRKKFSATEVRRRIISNEPWEELVPPSVAKFIKDIKGDQRLRELFKKDIV, from the coding sequence ATGAAAAATAAATTAAGAGCATTATATATAGGTAAGTTTCAACCATTTCATAAAGGACATTTGGAATGTATAAAGAAAATACTAAACGAAGTGGATGAATTGATAATTGCTGTAGGTAGCGCTCAATATAGTCATACATTAGAAAATCCATTTACTGCTGGCGAAAGGATGGATATGATTAGATTAGCTCTTGAAGAAAATGGCATAGATGCTAAAAGGTTTTGGATAATAGCTATTCCAGATGTGGGTACACATTCTATATGGGTAGCTCATTTAAAATCTTTATGTCCTAATTTTTCAGTAGTATATACAAATAATTCATTAGTAAAAATATTATTTGAAGAAAATGGTTTTAAAGTACGTGAAATTCCTCTTTTTGATAGAAAGAAATTTTCAGCGACTGAAGTAAGAAGAAGAATTATTTCAAATGAACCTTGGGAAGAATTAGTACCACCTTCTGTTGCAAAATTTATTAAAGATATCAAAGGAGATCAAAGATTAAGAGAATTATTTAAGAAAGATATAGTTTAG
- a CDS encoding SAM-dependent chlorinase/fluorinase yields MFKQKPIIALLTDFGYEDPYVSEMKAVILSIERNVKIIDVTHSIPSYNVYIGAFILSLVAPYFPKNTIFVAVVDPTVGLKRKPIIIEAKEKIFVGPDNGLLTLAAEKIGIKNIYEISEEVLPKRETETFHGRDIFSVIAGYIAKGIKPSKLGKKIDKIVKIQEEKALIEKNRIIAKVLYIDKFGNIITNITKKDMDSLYSSNNIYKVILKGKTMEVPLKKFYSEVPENSPLLVFGGTGFLEISINLGNASKNFGVSIGDYVEIHSIT; encoded by the coding sequence ATGTTTAAACAAAAGCCAATTATAGCTTTATTAACAGATTTTGGTTACGAAGACCCCTATGTTTCAGAGATGAAAGCAGTAATACTTTCTATTGAAAGGAATGTTAAAATAATTGATGTTACACATTCTATTCCAAGTTATAATGTTTACATAGGAGCTTTTATTTTATCATTAGTTGCACCATATTTTCCAAAAAATACAATTTTTGTAGCAGTAGTAGATCCAACAGTAGGCTTAAAAAGGAAGCCAATTATTATAGAAGCGAAAGAGAAAATTTTTGTAGGACCTGATAATGGTTTATTAACACTTGCTGCTGAAAAAATTGGGATAAAAAATATTTATGAAATTTCTGAGGAAGTGTTACCTAAAAGAGAGACAGAAACTTTTCATGGAAGGGATATTTTTAGTGTAATCGCAGGATATATAGCAAAAGGAATTAAGCCTTCTAAATTAGGGAAAAAAATAGATAAAATTGTTAAAATTCAAGAGGAAAAGGCTTTAATTGAAAAGAATAGAATTATAGCTAAAGTTCTATATATAGATAAATTTGGAAATATCATAACAAATATTACAAAGAAAGATATGGATAGTTTGTATTCATCCAATAATATTTATAAGGTTATACTCAAAGGAAAAACTATGGAAGTACCTTTAAAGAAATTTTATTCAGAAGTACCCGAAAATTCCCCTTTATTAGTTTTTGGAGGGACAGGTTTCCTTGAAATATCAATAAATCTTGGAAATGCTTCTAAAAATTTTGGTGTAAGCATAGGAGATTATGTAGAAATACATTCGATTACCTAA
- a CDS encoding Hsp20/alpha crystallin family protein, with the protein MSFRRIYNLIRRIEEEMEEAREEIIRRMKEFEIRTGCISPLYNVSETTNEIIVSVDLPGSRKEDINVTVFEDRMIIKAKCFKSYRIAKLVGEKSEGEYLLELALPSQVDPDNASAKYRNGVLEVRVLKAGRGKTIKVE; encoded by the coding sequence ATGTCATTTAGAAGAATCTATAATTTAATTAGAAGAATTGAAGAAGAAATGGAAGAAGCTAGAGAAGAAATTATTAGAAGAATGAAAGAATTTGAAATAAGAACTGGTTGTATTTCTCCTTTATATAATGTTTCTGAAACAACAAATGAGATAATAGTATCAGTAGATTTGCCTGGATCAAGAAAAGAAGATATAAATGTTACTGTTTTTGAAGATAGAATGATTATTAAAGCTAAGTGTTTCAAATCTTATCGTATAGCTAAACTTGTTGGTGAAAAAAGCGAGGGAGAGTATTTGTTAGAATTAGCACTTCCATCACAAGTAGATCCAGATAATGCCTCAGCTAAATATAGGAATGGCGTATTAGAAGTAAGAGTTTTAAAAGCTGGAAGAGGAAAAACTATAAAAGTAGAATAA
- a CDS encoding PAC2 family protein: MNEKIIKIIEIEKKEIKSPIILEGFPDVGLVGTISLSYIIQNLNFKEVGYIDSDYFPPIVSISKEGLKELIRIYNKDNIFAIFSEMPVSTRLLRPLARSIVEWAKEKNTKLLISLGGIPEPRRIDIDKPKVFLVANNPNVFKKIDINEAEILEEGYIVGLKALLLKETKERGIDMISVLAQSHYNYPDPGAAVEVTSFISNFLKFKIDLKPLIESAEEVRIKMKDLMKRTETTLAAQQKSRELELPPVYL; the protein is encoded by the coding sequence ATGAATGAGAAAATTATAAAAATAATAGAAATTGAGAAAAAAGAAATTAAGTCTCCAATAATATTAGAGGGTTTTCCAGATGTTGGATTAGTTGGAACAATTTCACTCTCTTATATAATCCAAAATCTTAATTTTAAAGAAGTGGGATATATAGATTCTGATTATTTTCCACCAATAGTATCTATTAGTAAAGAAGGTTTAAAAGAACTTATTAGAATATACAATAAAGATAACATATTTGCTATTTTTTCTGAGATGCCAGTATCTACTCGCCTTTTAAGACCATTAGCTAGAAGTATAGTGGAATGGGCTAAAGAGAAAAATACCAAATTGCTTATTTCTCTTGGAGGGATACCTGAACCTAGAAGAATAGATATAGATAAACCTAAAGTATTCTTAGTTGCTAATAATCCAAATGTTTTTAAAAAAATAGATATTAATGAAGCAGAAATATTAGAAGAGGGGTATATAGTAGGATTAAAAGCTTTACTATTAAAAGAAACGAAAGAAAGAGGTATTGATATGATTTCAGTATTAGCACAATCACATTATAATTATCCAGATCCTGGAGCAGCAGTTGAAGTAACATCATTTATAAGTAACTTTCTTAAATTTAAAATAGATTTAAAACCTTTAATAGAAAGTGCAGAAGAAGTAAGAATTAAAATGAAAGACCTTATGAAGAGAACTGAGACTACTTTAGCAGCACAACAAAAAAGTAGAGAATTAGAATTGCCTCCAGTATATTTATAG
- the pgk gene encoding phosphoglycerate kinase: MSKDKKYKTLDDFDFKDKTVILRIDINSPIDEKTGEILDESRFIEHSITVNELLEKGAKVIILAHQGRKGDKDFTTFEKHAKVLSKHVKGKVKYVPDIVGEKALKEIRNLKSGEALLLENIRMIDEETEEKDPEEHAKGEIVSKLAPLAQIYVNDAFAAAHRAHASTVGFIPVLPTAIGRIMERELRALEKIVDNPEKPCIYIVGGAKPKESFNVIEYILKKDIADLVLTGGMIAQVFLKVLNIDLGNGNEKIIEKLGFKPLMPKAEEIISKHRDKIVTPIDFGIDVDGKRKNIMIHELPTEYIIKDIGMYTTQLYSYIIRLAKAIVMNGPLGVFEEGDFSYGTFEIFKAVGISKAFSVVGGGHTIAALRKSSLEKNFSYVSTAGGALISYISGEKMPVIDALKKYS; the protein is encoded by the coding sequence ATGTCAAAGGATAAAAAATATAAAACTTTAGATGATTTTGATTTTAAGGATAAAACCGTAATTTTAAGAATAGATATAAATTCTCCAATAGATGAGAAAACTGGAGAAATACTTGATGAAAGTAGATTTATTGAACATTCCATTACAGTAAATGAGCTTTTAGAAAAAGGAGCAAAAGTAATAATTCTAGCACATCAAGGTAGAAAAGGAGATAAAGATTTTACAACATTTGAAAAACATGCAAAAGTATTAAGCAAACATGTTAAAGGTAAAGTAAAGTATGTTCCAGATATAGTTGGAGAAAAAGCTTTAAAGGAAATAAGAAATTTGAAAAGCGGAGAGGCTCTTTTACTTGAAAATATTAGAATGATAGATGAAGAAACAGAAGAAAAAGATCCTGAAGAACATGCAAAAGGGGAAATAGTTTCAAAATTAGCTCCATTAGCACAAATATATGTAAACGATGCATTTGCTGCAGCACATAGAGCTCATGCTTCTACTGTAGGTTTCATTCCAGTTCTTCCAACAGCAATAGGAAGAATTATGGAGCGAGAATTAAGAGCGTTAGAAAAAATAGTTGACAATCCTGAAAAGCCTTGCATATATATTGTAGGAGGAGCCAAGCCTAAGGAAAGCTTTAATGTTATAGAATACATACTAAAAAAGGACATAGCAGATTTGGTTTTGACGGGTGGAATGATAGCTCAAGTTTTTCTAAAAGTTTTAAATATTGATTTAGGAAATGGAAATGAAAAAATAATTGAAAAATTAGGTTTTAAACCTCTTATGCCTAAAGCAGAAGAAATAATAAGTAAACATAGAGATAAAATTGTAACACCAATCGATTTCGGTATAGATGTTGATGGAAAAAGAAAGAACATAATGATACATGAGCTCCCAACAGAATATATAATAAAAGATATAGGAATGTATACAACTCAATTATATAGTTATATTATACGTTTAGCAAAAGCAATCGTTATGAATGGCCCATTAGGAGTTTTTGAAGAGGGGGATTTTTCATATGGAACATTTGAGATTTTTAAAGCTGTAGGAATATCGAAAGCATTTAGTGTAGTAGGTGGTGGACATACAATAGCAGCTTTAAGGAAAAGTAGTTTAGAAAAGAACTTTTCATACGTGAGTACAGCTGGAGGAGCACTTATATCTTATATTTCTGGAGAAAAAATGCCTGTAATTGATGCATTAAAGAAATATTCTTAA
- a CDS encoding rhomboid family intramembrane serine protease, with the protein MFYMFPLRDENPTKTKPFITWTIIIITVLVFIWQYKNNMNKEIMYNYGEIPILILNGKKLYTLITSIFLHGSILHIFGNMLYLFVFGDNVEDRFGHFKFLLLYFIFGIAGSLTHSFIAYFSKSMDLFIPAIGASGAISGILGAYIVLFPKARIISIVPSYYFIRIARIPAIFFIGFWFILQFLYGIVGITTGVAYWAHIGGFISGFIVAIFYKLVYK; encoded by the coding sequence ATGTTTTATATGTTCCCTCTTCGTGATGAAAATCCAACAAAAACTAAGCCATTTATAACATGGACAATAATAATTATCACAGTTTTAGTTTTTATTTGGCAATATAAAAATAATATGAATAAAGAAATTATGTATAATTATGGAGAGATTCCGATTTTAATTTTAAATGGCAAAAAACTTTATACATTAATAACTTCTATATTTCTTCATGGTAGTATTCTTCATATATTTGGAAATATGTTATATTTATTCGTTTTTGGGGATAATGTTGAAGATAGATTTGGGCATTTCAAATTTTTACTATTATATTTTATATTTGGGATAGCAGGTAGTTTAACGCATTCTTTTATTGCATATTTTTCTAAGAGCATGGATCTTTTTATTCCTGCAATAGGCGCCTCTGGAGCTATTTCAGGAATATTAGGTGCATACATAGTTCTTTTTCCAAAAGCTAGAATTATTAGTATTGTTCCAAGTTATTATTTTATTAGAATTGCTAGAATTCCAGCTATTTTCTTTATAGGATTTTGGTTTATACTTCAATTTTTATATGGTATAGTAGGTATTACAACAGGTGTAGCTTATTGGGCACATATAGGCGGATTTATTTCAGGTTTTATAGTAGCTATATTCTATAAATTGGTATATAAGTAA
- a CDS encoding ECF transporter S component codes for MVKSKSLIISATAFCAALYASGSYLTAYISSPWGYGQFRPAIIIPAFFAIMFGPMPAGLGAAIGTFLCDSFKHGTFYIPSLVAAVPGNFIGFYLYGWLLKGKFNWKRFISSSIFTLIVANSIVAFLYVPTINFLFGLKLSINGIILLSISLIIWWFVTMLPFMLFLTPFLIKISVIALPNITPIDVRNASLSQEFPTKIFILSMLLPGIIMLFLGLSLYFTPLVNIIYNGLTTIIKPEKALLTIDLIKVMFILCGFSMTFSGILLNFIPIFKTKK; via the coding sequence ATGGTTAAATCAAAATCATTAATAATATCCGCAACTGCCTTTTGTGCAGCTCTTTATGCTAGTGGATCCTATTTAACAGCGTATATTTCATCCCCTTGGGGATATGGACAATTTAGACCAGCAATTATCATACCTGCATTTTTTGCAATAATGTTCGGTCCAATGCCAGCTGGACTTGGAGCTGCAATAGGAACATTTCTATGCGATTCATTTAAGCATGGCACTTTTTATATACCAAGTTTAGTGGCAGCTGTTCCTGGAAATTTTATTGGCTTCTATCTATATGGATGGCTTCTTAAAGGAAAATTTAATTGGAAAAGATTCATTTCTTCATCTATTTTCACACTTATAGTTGCAAATTCTATTGTGGCTTTTCTATATGTTCCAACAATAAACTTTCTATTCGGATTAAAACTTTCAATAAATGGCATAATCCTTCTTTCAATTTCTTTAATAATTTGGTGGTTTGTAACAATGCTTCCATTTATGCTTTTCTTAACACCATTTTTAATAAAAATTTCAGTAATAGCCTTACCAAATATTACTCCAATAGATGTAAGAAATGCAAGTTTAAGTCAAGAATTTCCGACAAAAATTTTCATATTATCTATGCTTTTACCTGGAATAATAATGCTTTTTTTAGGATTATCGCTTTATTTTACACCTTTAGTAAATATAATTTATAATGGATTAACAACTATTATTAAACCTGAAAAAGCTTTATTAACGATCGATTTAATAAAAGTTATGTTTATTCTTTGTGGTTTTTCGATGACTTTTAGCGGAATATTATTAAACTTTATTCCAATTTTTAAAACTAAAAAATAA
- a CDS encoding 3-isopropylmalate dehydratase large subunit, giving the protein MYLNIVEKILSKAAGKEKVEVGEIIKAKVDKVMFHDLTGPLTLKSFKEMNGKKVWNPERIIVIFDHLVPANNERAALNQKNIREFVFEQGIKNFYDIGRGGICHQVMVEKGHAKPGELIIGADSHTCTYGAVGSFATGMGATDVAAILLTGETWLKVPETMKININGKIKEPITSKDVILYIIGKLSVDGAVYKAVIFSGEAVENMTIDSRMTMCNMAVEMGAKTGIVEPDKIAEQYFKEKNILIDLNCKSDPNAEFSEIIDFNVSKLEPQVACPSSVDNVKPISEIEGIEIDQAYIGSCTNGRLEDLRLVAKIAKNRKINENVRTIIVPASQEIYLNALKEGLIDIFIKAGALVCNPTCGACIGTHMGILADEETCIASINRNFIGRMGSTKAKVYLASPATVIASAITGKITDPRRYLF; this is encoded by the coding sequence ATGTATTTGAACATTGTAGAAAAAATATTATCTAAAGCAGCTGGAAAAGAGAAAGTTGAAGTTGGTGAAATAATTAAAGCTAAAGTGGATAAAGTAATGTTTCATGATTTAACAGGTCCTTTAACTTTAAAAAGCTTTAAAGAAATGAATGGAAAAAAAGTTTGGAATCCTGAAAGAATAATTGTTATATTTGATCATCTTGTTCCAGCAAATAATGAAAGGGCTGCACTCAATCAAAAAAATATTAGAGAATTTGTTTTTGAACAAGGAATAAAAAATTTTTATGATATAGGCAGAGGAGGAATTTGCCATCAAGTGATGGTTGAAAAAGGGCATGCTAAACCAGGAGAACTTATAATAGGTGCAGATTCTCATACATGTACTTATGGAGCTGTAGGATCATTTGCTACAGGAATGGGAGCTACAGATGTAGCAGCAATACTTTTAACAGGAGAAACATGGCTTAAAGTACCTGAAACAATGAAAATCAATATAAATGGAAAAATTAAAGAGCCAATAACTTCTAAGGATGTTATTTTGTATATCATAGGCAAATTAAGTGTTGATGGAGCAGTTTATAAGGCTGTAATATTTAGTGGGGAAGCAGTGGAGAATATGACAATAGATAGTAGAATGACTATGTGCAATATGGCTGTCGAAATGGGTGCTAAAACAGGAATAGTTGAGCCAGATAAAATTGCAGAACAATACTTTAAAGAAAAGAACATATTAATTGATTTGAATTGTAAAAGTGATCCTAATGCTGAATTTTCTGAAATAATTGATTTTAATGTTTCAAAACTTGAACCTCAAGTTGCTTGTCCTAGCTCTGTTGATAATGTTAAACCTATAAGTGAAATTGAAGGAATAGAGATAGATCAAGCTTATATTGGTTCGTGCACAAATGGTAGATTAGAAGATTTAAGATTAGTTGCAAAAATTGCTAAAAATAGAAAAATTAATGAAAATGTAAGAACAATAATTGTGCCAGCTTCTCAAGAAATTTATTTAAATGCTTTAAAAGAAGGTTTAATAGATATTTTCATAAAAGCCGGGGCATTGGTTTGCAATCCAACATGTGGGGCTTGTATAGGAACACATATGGGAATATTGGCTGATGAAGAAACCTGTATAGCATCTATTAATAGAAACTTTATAGGAAGAATGGGAAGTACAAAAGCTAAAGTTTATTTAGCATCTCCAGCTACTGTTATAGCATCTGCAATAACTGGAAAAATAACAGATCCTAGGAGATACTTGTTTTAA
- a CDS encoding cupin domain-containing protein, translating into MQVFPYQSVNAIEAEEGALKVKVRWLITKEIGAENFAMRLFEIEPGGYTPLHEHPWEHEVFILEGEGIVIGGDKEKKFKEGDVVFIPPGEKHQFRNTGKRIVKLLCLIPYTHK; encoded by the coding sequence TTGCAAGTCTTTCCTTATCAAAGTGTCAATGCAATAGAAGCTGAGGAGGGAGCATTAAAGGTAAAAGTAAGATGGCTAATTACTAAAGAGATAGGAGCTGAAAATTTTGCTATGAGGTTATTTGAGATAGAGCCAGGAGGTTATACCCCTCTTCATGAACATCCTTGGGAGCATGAAGTATTCATTCTAGAGGGAGAAGGAATAGTAATTGGTGGAGATAAAGAGAAAAAATTTAAGGAGGGAGACGTTGTCTTTATACCTCCTGGAGAAAAACATCAATTCAGAAATACAGGTAAGAGAATAGTAAAGCTTCTCTGCCTCATACCATATACACATAAATGA
- a CDS encoding 3-isopropylmalate dehydratase small subunit, whose amino-acid sequence MIFKGKAIKYGDNIDTDVILPGKYLGITDPNELGKHAMEGIDKEFPEKISKKGILIAGKNFGCGSSREEAALALRFSGVKCIIAESFARIFYRNAINIGLPVLELPKALEKINNDDDITIDLSKGLILNESKKEEYQIKPLPEIIIEIIKDNGLINHIKNKGKL is encoded by the coding sequence ATGATCTTTAAAGGTAAAGCTATAAAATATGGAGATAATATAGATACGGATGTTATTCTCCCAGGAAAATATCTTGGAATAACAGATCCAAATGAATTGGGAAAACATGCAATGGAAGGCATAGATAAAGAATTTCCAGAAAAAATTTCTAAAAAAGGTATTTTAATAGCTGGAAAAAACTTTGGATGTGGTTCAAGCAGAGAAGAAGCAGCTTTAGCTTTAAGATTTTCTGGAGTAAAATGTATTATTGCTGAAAGTTTTGCAAGAATATTCTATAGGAATGCCATAAATATTGGTTTACCAGTATTAGAACTTCCTAAAGCTTTAGAAAAAATAAATAATGATGATGATATAACAATAGATTTGTCTAAAGGATTAATTTTAAATGAAAGTAAAAAAGAAGAATATCAAATTAAACCTTTACCGGAAATAATCATTGAAATAATTAAAGATAATGGATTAATAAATCATATAAAAAATAAAGGTAAGTTATAA
- a CDS encoding isocitrate/isopropylmalate dehydrogenase family protein — protein sequence MVYDIAIIPGDGIGPEQIEATLIVLDAIQEKLNLKFKYSFLEAGDNCFKKYGIALPEETIKAIEKADATLKGPVGETAAEVIVKLRQLLDLYANLRPAKSYPNIPSLKPNIDLLIVRENTECLYKGFEYRISEEVAIGIRVITKKASLRIAQCAFKEASKRKLKVTVVHKSNVLKATCGLFAEACREVSKQYPNIKYEEMYVDAAAMELIRSPEKFDVIVTTNMFGDILSDEAAQIVGGLGLAPSANIGYDKALFEPVHGAAFDIAGKNIANPSSTILSSKMMLEWLHEKYGDKKCLEAAKIIEEALILAFEKGYTTKDLGGKLSTKEMGLKIASLIKEF from the coding sequence ATGGTTTATGATATAGCAATAATACCTGGAGATGGAATAGGGCCTGAGCAAATTGAAGCAACTTTAATAGTTTTAGATGCTATTCAAGAAAAATTAAATTTAAAATTTAAGTATTCTTTCTTAGAAGCTGGAGATAATTGTTTTAAAAAATATGGAATTGCTTTACCTGAAGAAACTATCAAAGCTATTGAAAAAGCTGATGCTACTCTTAAAGGTCCAGTAGGAGAAACAGCTGCAGAAGTTATAGTTAAGCTTAGGCAGCTCTTAGATTTATATGCTAATTTAAGACCTGCAAAATCTTATCCAAATATTCCATCTCTTAAACCTAACATAGACTTACTTATAGTTAGAGAAAATACTGAATGTCTTTATAAAGGTTTTGAATATAGAATAAGTGAAGAAGTAGCTATTGGAATAAGAGTAATAACCAAAAAAGCATCTTTGCGCATAGCACAATGTGCTTTTAAAGAAGCATCTAAAAGGAAGCTAAAAGTAACAGTAGTTCATAAATCGAATGTTTTAAAAGCTACGTGCGGTTTATTTGCTGAAGCTTGCAGAGAAGTATCTAAACAATATCCAAATATTAAATATGAAGAAATGTATGTAGATGCAGCAGCGATGGAGCTTATTCGTTCTCCAGAGAAGTTTGATGTGATAGTTACAACAAATATGTTTGGAGATATTTTAAGCGATGAAGCTGCTCAAATAGTTGGAGGATTAGGTTTAGCACCTTCAGCTAACATAGGTTACGATAAAGCTTTATTTGAGCCTGTCCATGGAGCAGCATTTGATATAGCTGGAAAAAATATAGCTAATCCAAGCTCAACAATTTTATCATCAAAAATGATGTTAGAATGGCTTCATGAAAAATATGGAGATAAGAAATGTTTAGAAGCAGCAAAAATAATTGAAGAAGCATTAATTCTAGCTTTTGAAAAGGGTTATACTACAAAAGATCTAGGAGGAAAACTTTCAACAAAAGAAATGGGTTTAAAAATAGCCTCTCTTATTAAAGAATTTTAA